The nucleotide sequence CAGAGTgtcattaataattttttctgcaaatCTCTTCTGATCTGCTGCTAATCTGTTCAATTTCAAAGCCCATCCTTTGGCAATTATGTCCGCTTCAGTTTCGggctttttaaaatattctgaaGCCAAGCCCACCAGCTCTTCAGTTCTATtctccaaacttttttttgacCTTTTACGTTGCGGCGTTGAAGAGCAAGTCGGGAATTTTTCTGATTCCGATACTCTACATTCTTCACTTTCAGtctggaaaaaaaaaacagattaaatagaaaaaaggtGCCCAGAACTGCAGACGGTTGGAAAGAAATTGCTAATGATTTTGAAGAACAGTAGAATTACCCCAACTGCATTGGCAGTGTAGACGGAAAGCATATACTGATAGAAAAGCCAGCCAACTCTGGATCATACTATTACAATTACAAAGGCACTTTCAGTATTGTACTCATGGCCATTATCAATGCAAATTATCAATTCATGATGATTTACGTTGGTGCCAATGGACGAGTATCAGATGGTGGAGTTATGAAGAACACTGTATTCTGGAGAAAGCTTTCAGAGAATCAACTAAACTTTCCACATCCGAGAAGAAAAAAGTACCCATATGTGTTGATTGGAGATGCAGCTTTTCAGCTACATCCAAATTTCATGAAGCCATATAACCGTGCTCAATTAACCAACGAGAAACGCATTTTTAACTATAGATTATCTCGAGCTCGACGAATTGTC is from Bactrocera tryoni isolate S06 unplaced genomic scaffold, CSIRO_BtryS06_freeze2 contig_3374, whole genome shotgun sequence and encodes:
- the LOC120779305 gene encoding uncharacterized protein LOC120779305 isoform X1, yielding MLSVYTANAVGTESEECRVSESEKFPTCSSTPQRKRSKKSLENRTEELVGLASEYFKKPETEADIIAKGWALKLNRLAADQKRFAEKIINDTLFEAENESLTKLECIFLLPIIHLFKQIVRHIIHMLCCNQRRYLQTAHHRVQHMAMKHK
- the LOC120779305 gene encoding uncharacterized protein LOC120779305 isoform X2 — protein: MAIAATDSTETESEECRVSESEKFPTCSSTPQRKRSKKSLENRTEELVGLASEYFKKPETEADIIAKGWALKLNRLAADQKRFAEKIINDTLFEAENESLTKLECIFLLPIIHLFKQIVRHIIHMLCCNQRRYLQTAHHRVQHMAMKHK